The Esox lucius isolate fEsoLuc1 chromosome 5, fEsoLuc1.pri, whole genome shotgun sequence genome includes a region encoding these proteins:
- the LOC105008424 gene encoding uncharacterized protein LOC105008424 isoform X1 yields the protein MSQLQFLNAFLTERLTAVALETSVVFERKVSEYLEEINRSNEENKRLKRLLDLVFNPEIKLHRTDSQQFSLPVFDDERTPERSSNMGQEDAATPQIKKQKDLQTRQETDTKDLQFISACVSKSDNDQYPLLPQHMDQRPALENREDSLYTNTKQIKTEYDKEDYGVSEPTGHHQALSVVDPDLSTAQCDNRVCVDGAVEILLLFSFSPVLQRASLTPSEEEGPPEHSQHCERSPTLGQEDPGTTHIKEEEEEHWTSQQEEQRQILESEITVSEPTSLWIVSEPTSLCSDPEWVGGSEGHILPTVPLALSVTEEEVLAEQWKMSPCQKQEKTGPICIKEEVEEPRMCQKKEHFQELESKISVSQPTSLWKSRASVANLDCSAGLIENVNEHNDGMEGPIHLSHTSALPLSEKQVPPEQQDPEPTTIKEEQKRFRTNQEDQLLIRVSEPTSLCAVPEPTSLCRVLEPTSLCRVLEPTSLCAVPEQTSLCRVLEPTSLCAVPEPTSLCRVLEPTSLCAVPEPTSLCRVLEPTSLCAVPESTSLCRVLEPTSLCAVPESTSLCRVLEPTSLCTVPEPTSMCTVSEPTSLSTVSEPNLSVENSDHSATQRKNIKHIVDVETVILPSLSPDCQRPFLSASEEQQAQRPSLGQEETEPPKQEEPQTNQEEEQLVSDSRESEPNSDLQVLSVVVPCAQQDHEQDRASNLRLEDPVTSPKVQCLKSDSRGSEPTSNSQLLSVEPADCSAIQSKTREPVEDQGHLCRKVRKSLTTYSEDFSDEESDEGSDFSNWSDEEFSDADGSSSDGSFSGSSSCNNDKNVQTDSIAHRPGKRRSPASGVVDEPSALSNQQGTELSPSDSSKDTNIQTDPVAHSLSKRCKREDGHSPENLDSSTTAAQRATNVMPVIDCGSSNKHYCLYCGRPWTNISRHLLHAHRHEPDVAKALSFQKNSTERKFMLSLLNKKGNFVHNVVVAKEGTGEMVACSRPKVPRLSPDYAHCIHCHGLYLRKSLWLHIKHCPQCPQVHMPKPGERKRILSNIKSMSCPKPDYVSTGLWELVCGMTIGEVSLVVRNDQHILLCGEEMFNKLQSHEKSVKPISQRLRNSARLLIAARECTPLRSFDDFVLPANLHHVITAVKAVAGYNEENKVYDRPSLALALGQSLLNIARTVELCALKSGQQMIAESAEKFQTFKWHEVIMAGALSTLNEQRYTKCSIRVEPKRTQLAMGRVKWTDAEIAAVEKRMMPFLKSATTPRKKDCVKCLQSEPEALKGRTWSGIKFYIHNRIRSRQ from the exons ATGTCTCAGTTACAGTTCTTAAATGCGTTTCTTACGGAGCGTTTAACAGCGGTAGCGTTGGAGACATCCGTTGTTTTTGAACGTAAGGTAAGCGAGTACCTGGAAGAAATCAACCGCTCAAATGAGGAAAACAAACGTCTAAAGAGGCTGTTGGATTTGGTTTTCAACCCCGAAATCAAGTTACACAGAACAG ACTCCCAGcagttctctctccctgtctttgaTGATGAGCGGACTCCTGAGAGGAGCTCCAATATGGGGCAGGAGGATGCAGCGACCCCACAGATTAAAAAGCAGAAGGACCTCCAGACCAGACAAGAGACGGATACCAAAGACTTACAATTTATTTCTGCCTGTGTGAGTAAAAGTGACAATGATCAGTACCCACTTCTGCCCCAACACATGGACCAAAGGCCAGCCCTGGAGAACAGGGAGGACTCTTTGTACACCAACACAAAACAGATCAAAACAGAATATGATAAAGAGGACTATGGAGTATCAGAACCCACGGGTCACCACCAGGCCCTCTCTGTGGTAGATCCAGACCTTTCCACAGCTCAGTGTGATAACAGAGTATGTGTTGATGGGGCAGTAGAGATTCTtcttctcttttccttttctccAGTCCTACAGCGGGCCTCCCTCACTCCTTCTGAAGAGGAGGGCCCCCCTGAGCATTCTCAGCACTGTGAGCGTAGCCCCACTCTGGGGCAGGAGGACCCAGGGACCACACACattaaagaggaagaggaggaacacTGGACCAGTCAGCAGGAAGAGCAGCGGCAAATTCTAGAGTCTGAAATCACAGTGTCAGAACCAACCAGTCTGTGGATAGTGTCAGAACCAACCAGTCTTTGCAGTGATCCAGAATGGGTTGGTGGGTCAGAAGGACACATTCTGCCTACTGTCCCTCTGGCCCTTTCTGTCACAGAAGAGGAGGTTCTTGCTGAGCAGTGGAAGATGAGCCCCTGTCAGAAGCAGGAAAAAACTGGTCCCATATGTATTAAAGAGGAAGTGGAAGAACCGAGGATGTGTCAGAAGAAAGAGCATTTTCAGGAGCTGGAGTCTAAAATCAGTGTATCACAACCAACGAGTCTCTGGAAATCAAGGGCCTCTGTAGCAAACCTAGACTGTTCTGCAGGTctgattgaaaatgtaaatgaacacaATGATGGGATGGAGGGACCCATTCACCTTTCACACACTTCAGCCCTTCCCCTCTCTGAAAAACAGGTGCCCCCTGAGCAGCAGGACCCAGAACCCACAACAATCAAAGAGGAACAAAAGAGGTTCCGAACCAACCAGGAAGATCAGCTTCTCATCAGAGTATCAGAACCAACCAGTCTCTGCGCAGTACCAGAACCAACCAGTCTCTGTAGAGTATTAGAACCAACCAGTCTCTGTAGAGTATTAGAACCAACCAGTCTCTGCGCAGTACCAGAACAAACCAGTCTCTGTAGAGTATTAGAACCAACCAGTCTCTGCGCAGTACCAGAACCAACCAGTCTTTGTAGAGTATTAGAACCAACCAGTCTCTGCGCAGTACCAGAACCAACCAGTCTCTGTAGAGTATTAGAACCAACCAGTCTCTGCGCAGTACCAGAATCAACCAGTCTCTGTAGAGTATTAGAACCAACCAGTCTCTGCGCAGTACCAGAATCAACCAGTCTCTGTAGAGTATTAGAACCAACCAGTCTATGTACAGTACCAGAACCAACCAGTATGTGTACAGTATCAGAGCCAACAAGTCTTAGTACTGTTTCAGAACCAAATCTCTCTGTAGAAAATTCAGACCACTCTGCAACACAgagaaaaaacataaaacatattgttGATGTGGAGACAGTCATTCTCCCTTCCCTGTCTCCAGACTGTCAGAGgccctttctctctgcctctgaaGAGCAGCAGGCGCAGAGACCCAGTCTGGGACAGGAGGAAACAGAGCCCCCAAAACAAGAGGAACCCCAGACAAATCAGGAGGAAGAGCAGCTGGTGTCTGACAGCAGAGAATCAGAACCAAACAGTGACCTTCAAGTTCTCTCTGTAGTGGTTCCCTGTGCGCAGCAGGACCATGAGCAAGACAGGGCCTCCAATCTGAGACTGGAGGACCCAGTGACCAGCCCAAAGGTTCAGTGTCTCAAGTCTGACAGCAGAGGGTCGGAACCAACCAGTAACTCTCAGCTCCTCTCTGTAGAACCTGCAGACTGCTCTGCAATCCAGAGTAAAACCAGAGAACCTGTTGAGGACCAAGGACATCTGTGTAGAAAAGTACGCAAGAGTCTCACCACTTATTCAGAG GATTTTAGTGACGAGGAATCAGACGAAGGATCAGATTTCTCTAACTGGAGTGATGAAGAGTTTTCTGATGCCGACGGCAGCTCTTCAGACGGCAGCTTTTCAGGCAGCAGCTCTTGCAACAATGATAAGAACGTCCAAACAGACTCCATTGCACATCGTCCAGGGAAGAGAAGATCTCCTGCTAGTGGCGTGGTGGATGAGCCTTCAGCTCTCTCTAACCAGCAGGGGACAGAACTCAGTCCTTCAGACAGCAGTAAAGACACGAACATCCAGACAGACCCTGTGGCACATAGTCTTTCAAAGAGATGTAAGAGGGAGGATGGTCATTCTCCAGAGAATCTGGACAGTTCTACCACAGCTGCCCAAAGAGCCACAAATGTAATGCCCGTTATCGACTGTGGCAGTTCAAATaagcattattgtctgtactgtGGAAGACCTTGGACTAACATCTCCAGACACCTGCTGCATGCACATCGACATGAACCTGATGTCGCCAAGGCCTTAAGCTTCCAGAAGAATTCGACGGAGAGAAAGTTTATGTTGAGTCTTCTGAATAAGAAAGGTAACTTCGTCCACAATGTGGTGGTGGCCAAAGAAGGGACGGGAGAGATGGTTGCCTGTTCCCGGCCTAAAGTCCCGCGCCTCTCACCGGACTACGCCCACTGTATACACTGTCACGGTCTGTACTTACGGAAGTCGCTATGGTTACACATAAAACACTGCCCCCAGTGCCCCCAAGTGCACATGCCAAAACCCGGAGAAAGGAAAAGGATCCTGTCAAATATTAAATCCATGTCATGTCCCAAACCCGACTATGTCAGCACGGGTCTGTGGGAATTAGTCTGTGGTATGACTATTGGAGAAGTTTCATTAGTGGTGAGAAATGATCAACACATTCTCCTCTGTGGCGAGGAGATGTTTAACAAACTTCAGTCACATGAGAAAAGCGTGAAACCCATTTCTCAGAGATTGAGAAATTCGGCCAGGCTGCTCATTGCAGCCCGGGAGTGCACACCCCTGAGGAGCTTTGATGACTTTGTCCTGCCGGCTAATTTGCATCACGTCATCACGGCGGTGAAAGCAGTAGCTGGCTACAATGAGGAGAACAAAGTCTACGACCGGCCGTCACTGGCTCTTGCACTCGGACAAAGCTTATTGAACATTGCCCGGACCGTGGAATTGTGCGCGCTGAAGTCGGGACAACAGATGATTGCTGAATCTGCAGAAAAATTCCAAACTTTCAAGTGGCATGAGGTGATTATGGCAGGAGCATTGTCAACTCTCAATGAGCAAAGAT ACACAAAATGTTCCATCCGTGTTGAGCCAAAAA GAACCCAGCTGGCCATGGGAAGGGTCAAGTGGACCGATGCAGAAATAGCAGCTGTAGAGAAACGCATGATG
- the LOC105008424 gene encoding uncharacterized protein LOC105008424 isoform X2 has translation MSQLQFLNAFLTERLTAVALETSVVFERKVSEYLEEINRSNEENKRLKRLLDLVFNPEIKLHRTDSQQFSLPVFDDERTPERSSNMGQEDAATPQIKKQKDLQTRQETDTKDLQFISACVSKSDNDQYPLLPQHMDQRPALENREDSLYTNTKQIKTEYDKEDYGVSEPTGHHQALSVVDPDLSTAQCDNRVCVDGAVEILLLFSFSPVLQRASLTPSEEEGPPEHSQHCERSPTLGQEDPGTTHIKEEEEEHWTSQQEEQRQILESEITVSEPTSLWIVSEPTSLCSDPEWVGGSEGHILPTVPLALSVTEEEVLAEQWKMSPCQKQEKTGPICIKEEVEEPRMCQKKEHFQELESKISVSQPTSLWKSRASVANLDCSAGLIENVNEHNDGMEGPIHLSHTSALPLSEKQVPPEQQDPEPTTIKEEQKRFRTNQEDQLLIRVSEPTSLCAVPEPTSLCRVLEPTSLCRVLEPTSLCAVPEQTSLCRVLEPTSLCAVPEPTSLCRVLEPTSLCAVPEPTSLCRVLEPTSLCAVPESTSLCRVLEPTSLCAVPESTSLCRVLEPTSLCTVPEPTSMCTVSEPTSLSTVSEPNLSVENSDHSATQRKNIKHIVDVETVILPSLSPDCQRPFLSASEEQQAQRPSLGQEETEPPKQEEPQTNQEEEQLVSDSRESEPNSDLQVLSVVVPCAQQDHEQDRASNLRLEDPVTSPKVQCLKSDSRGSEPTSNSQLLSVEPADCSAIQSKTREPVEDQGHLCRKVRKSLTTYSEDFSDEESDEGSDFSNWSDEEFSDADGSSSDGSFSGSSSCNNDKNVQTDSIAHRPGKRRSPASGVVDEPSALSNQQGTELSPSDSSKDTNIQTDPVAHSLSKRCKREDGHSPENLDSSTTAAQRATNVMPVIDCGSSNKHYCLYCGRPWTNISRHLLHAHRHEPDVAKALSFQKNSTERKFMLSLLNKKGNFVHNVVVAKEGTGEMVACSRPKVPRLSPDYAHCIHCHGLYLRKSLWLHIKHCPQCPQVHMPKPGERKRILSNIKSMSCPKPDYVSTGLWELVCGMTIGEVSLVVRNDQHILLCGEEMFNKLQSHEKSVKPISQRLRNSARLLIAARECTPLRSFDDFVLPANLHHVITAVKAVAGYNEENKVYDRPSLALALGQSLLNIARTVELCALKSGQQMIAESAEKFQTFKWHETQNVPSVLSQKEPSWPWEGSSGPMQK, from the exons ATGTCTCAGTTACAGTTCTTAAATGCGTTTCTTACGGAGCGTTTAACAGCGGTAGCGTTGGAGACATCCGTTGTTTTTGAACGTAAGGTAAGCGAGTACCTGGAAGAAATCAACCGCTCAAATGAGGAAAACAAACGTCTAAAGAGGCTGTTGGATTTGGTTTTCAACCCCGAAATCAAGTTACACAGAACAG ACTCCCAGcagttctctctccctgtctttgaTGATGAGCGGACTCCTGAGAGGAGCTCCAATATGGGGCAGGAGGATGCAGCGACCCCACAGATTAAAAAGCAGAAGGACCTCCAGACCAGACAAGAGACGGATACCAAAGACTTACAATTTATTTCTGCCTGTGTGAGTAAAAGTGACAATGATCAGTACCCACTTCTGCCCCAACACATGGACCAAAGGCCAGCCCTGGAGAACAGGGAGGACTCTTTGTACACCAACACAAAACAGATCAAAACAGAATATGATAAAGAGGACTATGGAGTATCAGAACCCACGGGTCACCACCAGGCCCTCTCTGTGGTAGATCCAGACCTTTCCACAGCTCAGTGTGATAACAGAGTATGTGTTGATGGGGCAGTAGAGATTCTtcttctcttttccttttctccAGTCCTACAGCGGGCCTCCCTCACTCCTTCTGAAGAGGAGGGCCCCCCTGAGCATTCTCAGCACTGTGAGCGTAGCCCCACTCTGGGGCAGGAGGACCCAGGGACCACACACattaaagaggaagaggaggaacacTGGACCAGTCAGCAGGAAGAGCAGCGGCAAATTCTAGAGTCTGAAATCACAGTGTCAGAACCAACCAGTCTGTGGATAGTGTCAGAACCAACCAGTCTTTGCAGTGATCCAGAATGGGTTGGTGGGTCAGAAGGACACATTCTGCCTACTGTCCCTCTGGCCCTTTCTGTCACAGAAGAGGAGGTTCTTGCTGAGCAGTGGAAGATGAGCCCCTGTCAGAAGCAGGAAAAAACTGGTCCCATATGTATTAAAGAGGAAGTGGAAGAACCGAGGATGTGTCAGAAGAAAGAGCATTTTCAGGAGCTGGAGTCTAAAATCAGTGTATCACAACCAACGAGTCTCTGGAAATCAAGGGCCTCTGTAGCAAACCTAGACTGTTCTGCAGGTctgattgaaaatgtaaatgaacacaATGATGGGATGGAGGGACCCATTCACCTTTCACACACTTCAGCCCTTCCCCTCTCTGAAAAACAGGTGCCCCCTGAGCAGCAGGACCCAGAACCCACAACAATCAAAGAGGAACAAAAGAGGTTCCGAACCAACCAGGAAGATCAGCTTCTCATCAGAGTATCAGAACCAACCAGTCTCTGCGCAGTACCAGAACCAACCAGTCTCTGTAGAGTATTAGAACCAACCAGTCTCTGTAGAGTATTAGAACCAACCAGTCTCTGCGCAGTACCAGAACAAACCAGTCTCTGTAGAGTATTAGAACCAACCAGTCTCTGCGCAGTACCAGAACCAACCAGTCTTTGTAGAGTATTAGAACCAACCAGTCTCTGCGCAGTACCAGAACCAACCAGTCTCTGTAGAGTATTAGAACCAACCAGTCTCTGCGCAGTACCAGAATCAACCAGTCTCTGTAGAGTATTAGAACCAACCAGTCTCTGCGCAGTACCAGAATCAACCAGTCTCTGTAGAGTATTAGAACCAACCAGTCTATGTACAGTACCAGAACCAACCAGTATGTGTACAGTATCAGAGCCAACAAGTCTTAGTACTGTTTCAGAACCAAATCTCTCTGTAGAAAATTCAGACCACTCTGCAACACAgagaaaaaacataaaacatattgttGATGTGGAGACAGTCATTCTCCCTTCCCTGTCTCCAGACTGTCAGAGgccctttctctctgcctctgaaGAGCAGCAGGCGCAGAGACCCAGTCTGGGACAGGAGGAAACAGAGCCCCCAAAACAAGAGGAACCCCAGACAAATCAGGAGGAAGAGCAGCTGGTGTCTGACAGCAGAGAATCAGAACCAAACAGTGACCTTCAAGTTCTCTCTGTAGTGGTTCCCTGTGCGCAGCAGGACCATGAGCAAGACAGGGCCTCCAATCTGAGACTGGAGGACCCAGTGACCAGCCCAAAGGTTCAGTGTCTCAAGTCTGACAGCAGAGGGTCGGAACCAACCAGTAACTCTCAGCTCCTCTCTGTAGAACCTGCAGACTGCTCTGCAATCCAGAGTAAAACCAGAGAACCTGTTGAGGACCAAGGACATCTGTGTAGAAAAGTACGCAAGAGTCTCACCACTTATTCAGAG GATTTTAGTGACGAGGAATCAGACGAAGGATCAGATTTCTCTAACTGGAGTGATGAAGAGTTTTCTGATGCCGACGGCAGCTCTTCAGACGGCAGCTTTTCAGGCAGCAGCTCTTGCAACAATGATAAGAACGTCCAAACAGACTCCATTGCACATCGTCCAGGGAAGAGAAGATCTCCTGCTAGTGGCGTGGTGGATGAGCCTTCAGCTCTCTCTAACCAGCAGGGGACAGAACTCAGTCCTTCAGACAGCAGTAAAGACACGAACATCCAGACAGACCCTGTGGCACATAGTCTTTCAAAGAGATGTAAGAGGGAGGATGGTCATTCTCCAGAGAATCTGGACAGTTCTACCACAGCTGCCCAAAGAGCCACAAATGTAATGCCCGTTATCGACTGTGGCAGTTCAAATaagcattattgtctgtactgtGGAAGACCTTGGACTAACATCTCCAGACACCTGCTGCATGCACATCGACATGAACCTGATGTCGCCAAGGCCTTAAGCTTCCAGAAGAATTCGACGGAGAGAAAGTTTATGTTGAGTCTTCTGAATAAGAAAGGTAACTTCGTCCACAATGTGGTGGTGGCCAAAGAAGGGACGGGAGAGATGGTTGCCTGTTCCCGGCCTAAAGTCCCGCGCCTCTCACCGGACTACGCCCACTGTATACACTGTCACGGTCTGTACTTACGGAAGTCGCTATGGTTACACATAAAACACTGCCCCCAGTGCCCCCAAGTGCACATGCCAAAACCCGGAGAAAGGAAAAGGATCCTGTCAAATATTAAATCCATGTCATGTCCCAAACCCGACTATGTCAGCACGGGTCTGTGGGAATTAGTCTGTGGTATGACTATTGGAGAAGTTTCATTAGTGGTGAGAAATGATCAACACATTCTCCTCTGTGGCGAGGAGATGTTTAACAAACTTCAGTCACATGAGAAAAGCGTGAAACCCATTTCTCAGAGATTGAGAAATTCGGCCAGGCTGCTCATTGCAGCCCGGGAGTGCACACCCCTGAGGAGCTTTGATGACTTTGTCCTGCCGGCTAATTTGCATCACGTCATCACGGCGGTGAAAGCAGTAGCTGGCTACAATGAGGAGAACAAAGTCTACGACCGGCCGTCACTGGCTCTTGCACTCGGACAAAGCTTATTGAACATTGCCCGGACCGTGGAATTGTGCGCGCTGAAGTCGGGACAACAGATGATTGCTGAATCTGCAGAAAAATTCCAAACTTTCAAGTGGCATGAG ACACAAAATGTTCCATCCGTGTTGAGCCAAAAA GAACCCAGCTGGCCATGGGAAGGGTCAAGTGGACCGATGCAGAAATAG
- the LOC105008417 gene encoding protein FAM161A-like yields MRRQRENDSDVRAAVRETGLSRKNKDIDGIYRSPSLRSNELLALYGPEPVSYGGRHLRQGREDEEFDNADSEDRQDNMKQSLSLEEGYGVEREPCSGLRRVYFSNQEYYQRLEDLKRAHLRNMADLEKMYICQSVTSKSCGPLPGRRLQRILSDEELNFHDETSSGMSDHSESGVSQEEEDNHYELVLDHSEEDRPTPGSCTRKEKPLRNSPREDTPPCRLKATSSTTSTAAHKQPSATASSRSQVHIELQMRSCCPERGSLDGGPGKTGCRTRDKNCCGLGGRNYSRGTATVPQPFKMMVREEEKKRRKVRTRSDVELENSVLRRELDELRECGVKFRASPAPAHTRLPLCAVIGRRPGRPLGNRVGNQYDRHVSGRCSYLHVRDDNRCAGSCSPPRPFSFLERERRRRERRIEAELGNQAPREEKRVFKARPVPRSVYCSNSATRRPQRTTQKVTQETGQRSTGRPPGSRAEGPGDDRGGREEGEDHGRPRLEAEEVGGVSTIQVPFHSNSCWRPEVKGRRRPSVKQLKLQIEMESETRKGREWSYIDPLLTRTNSHSFCTPLLRQEGLPLPASKGDYISVCKSRDRTIESVS; encoded by the exons ATGAGGCGACAACGAGAGAACGACAGCGACGTCAGGGCCGCTGTTCGAGAGACAGGCTTGTCcaggaaaaacaaagacatcGACGGTATCTACCGTTCACCATCTCTGCGAAGCAACGAGCTGCTGGCTCTGTACGGGCCAGAACCAGTCTCTTATGGAGGACGACACCTGCGTCAGGGCCGTGAGGATGAG GAGTTCGATAATGCAGACTCAGAGGACAGACAAGACAACATGAAGCAGTCCCTGTCTCTGGAGGAAGGATACGGGGTGGAGAGAGAGCCGTGCTCAGGCCTGCGACGGGTCTACTTCTCCAACCAG GAATACTACCAGAGGCTTGAGGACCTTAAGAGAGCCCACCTGAGGAACATGGCTGACCTGGAAAAGATGTACATTTGTCAAAG TGTGACATCGAAGAGCTGTGGTCCCTTGCCAGGTAGGCGACTGCAGAGAATTCTCTCGGACGAGGAGCTTAACTTCCATGATGAGACCTCCAGTGGCATGTCGGACCATTCAGAGTCCGGTGTTAGCCAAGAGGAGGAAGATAATCATTATGAACTGGTGCTAGATCACTCAGAAG AGGACAGACCGACACCTGGGTCCTGTACCCGGAAAGAGAAACCACTCAGAAACAGTCCAAG GGAGGACACTCCACCCTGCCGTCTGAAGGCCACGTCCTCCACCACCAGCACCGCAGCCCACAAACAGCCGTCGGCCACGGCCTCATCCAGGAGCCAGGTCCACATTGAGCTCCAGATGAGAAGTTGCTGCCCCGAGAGGGGAAGCCTGGATGGAGGCCCGGGGAAGACGGGGTGTCGAACCAGAGACAAGAACTGCTGTGGGTTAGGAGGCCGTAATTACTCCAGGGGGACAGCCACCGTCCCCCAACCCTTCAAGATGATGGTgcgggaggaggagaagaagagaagaaag GTGCGGACGCGCTCAGATGTGGAGCTGGAGAACTCCGTGCTGCGGCGGGAGCTGGACGAGCTGAGGGAGTGTGGCGTGAAGTTCCGGGCCTCCCCTGCACCGGCACACACCCGCCTGCCGCTCTGCGCCGTCATTGGCCGACGCCCAGGCCGGCCTCTGGGCAACCGGGTTGGCAACCAGTACGATAGGCACGTCAGTGGCCGCTGTAGTTACCTGCACGTCCGCGACGACAACCGTTGTGCCGGCTCCTGCTCACCCCCGAGGCCGTTCAGCTtcttggagagagagaggaggaggagggagcggAGGATTGAAGCTGAGTTGGGGAACCAGGCAcccagagaggagaagagggttTTCAAGGCCAGGCCGGTGCCCCGGTCTGTGTACTGCAGCAACAGCGCCACCCGCAGGCCGCAGAGGACCACGCAGAAGGTAACACAGGAGACGGGCCAGCGTAGCACCGGGCGTCCACCTGGGTCAAGGGCCGAGGGTCCGGGAGATGACAGGGGTGGCAGAGAGGAGGGCGAGGACCACGGCAGACCGCGGCTGGAGGCAGAGGAGGTGGGTGGAGTCAGCACAATACAGGTTCCttttcacagcaacagctgtTGGAGGCCAGAGGTAAAAGGACGCAGACGCCCGTCAGTCAAGCAGCTCAAGCTTCAGATAGAGATGGAGTCGGAGACAAGGAAAGGGAGGGAGTGGTCCTACATTGACCCACTCCTCACACGCACCAACTCCCACAGTTTCTGCACGCCTCTCCTCCGTCAGGAGGGCCTCCCTCTCCCAGCCAGCAAGGGTGACTACATCAGTGTGTGTAAGAGTCGTGACAGAACCATTGAAAGTGTCTCGTAA